The DNA sequence AGCGCGCCGCCCTGCGCGGCGCCGTCCGCGCCGTCTACTGGGACCAGCGCAGCCACGGCCGCTCCGAGCGGGGGCGCGGGCAGCGCGACGGCGCCGGGACGGTCTCCATCGACCTGCTGGGCCGCGACCTCAAGGCCGTCATCGAGGCGGCGGCGCCCGAGGGGCCGCTGGTGCTGGTGGGGCACTCGATGGGCGGGATGACGCAGATGGCGCTGGCCTCCCAGTACCCCGGGCTGATCGAGGAGCGGGTGGCCGCCGCGGCGTTCGTCGGCACGTCCTCCGGCCGGCTCGCCGAAGTGACCTTCGGGCTGCCCGCCCTGGGCATCAACGTCGTGCGGCGCGTGCTGCCCGGCGCCTTCCGGCTGATGACCGCCCAGACGGAGCTGGTCGAGAAGGGGCGCCGGCTCAGCGCCGATCTGCTTGCCGGGGTCTACCGGCGCTACTCGTTCGGCGCCCGGGACGTCGACCCGGGGGTGGCCCGGTTCGCCGAGCGGCTGCTGGAGAGCACCCCGGTCGACGTCGTCGCCGAGTTCTACCCGGCGTTCGCCGAACACGACAAGACGGCGGCGCTCGACGTCTTCCGCGGGGTGCCGGTGCTTGTGCTCGCCGGCGAGAAGGATCTGATCACTCCCGCGTCGCACAGCGAGGCCATGGCCGCGGCGCTTCCCGACGCGGAGCTCGTCCTCGTCCCCGGGGCGGGTCATCTGGTGATGCTCGAACAGCCCGCGACGGTCGACGCGCGCCTGGCCGATCTCCTCGCCGCGGCGGGCGTGGGCGGCGCGGGGCGTCGTGACGCGGCGGGGGTGTGGGGGGAGGGCTGAGGGGGCTCGCCCCTGTCCGGTGGTCGGGGACGTCCCGGCGCGCCCACGCTCAGCCCGTTGGGGGTGCCCCCTCTGGGGGAGCTTGAGGACAACCGCGCGGAGCGCGGTTTCGGGGTCCGGGGGCTTGCCCCCGGGAATCGGCGAAGGGGCGGGACTGGGGCACCGCCCTCGCACGTGCCTCACGCGCTCCCGGCGCGAGCGATCCCCGGGCACGCGTGCGCGGTGACGGGGGGATTGCCCCGGCCCCGCCCTTTCACCGTTTCCCGGGGCTCCGCCCCGGACCCCGCATCGCGGCTGCGCCGCGAGGTCCTCAAACGCCGGACGGGCTGAGTGTGCGGCTTCGCCGAAGAAGCTTTCAAACGCCGGACGGGCTGAGCCCCCCACACCCCGTACCATCGGGCGGTATGAACGCCCCGCTCCATTCCACCGGCGCGACCCCTACGACCGCCGCGCAGCTCACCGTCCGGACGTCCGAGGACATGCGGGAACTGGGCCGCAGGCTCGCCGGGCTGCTGCGTGCCGGTGATCTGGTGCTGCTCTCGGGTGAGCTGGGGGCGGGCAAGACGACGCTGACGCGGGGGCTCGGGGAGGGGCTGGGGGTCCGGGGGGCCGTCACGTCGCCGACGTTCGTGATCGCCCGGGTGCACCCGTCGCTGACCGGCGGGCCGGCCCTCGTGCACGTCGACGCCTACCGGCTGTCCGGCGGGCTCGACGAGATGGAGGACCTGGACCTCGACGTCTCGCTGCCCGAGTCGGTGACGGTCGTGGAGTGGGGCGACGGCAAGGTCGAGGACCTGTCGGAGGACCGCCTCCGCGTCGTCATCGAACGCGCGGTGGGCGCCGAGGCGCCCGCGCCGGACGGTGACGACGCCGGTGCCGAGGCAGACGACGTCCGTACGGTCACGGTGAGCGGCGTGGGCGAGCGCTGGGCCGGGGCCGATCTGTCTCCGCTGGCCTTCTCTTAGCGCCTACTTCCACGCCCCCGCCGCCGCGGCCCGCTCCGCGTACGTCGTGAAGTCCACCGGCTCACGGCCCAGCACCTGCCGCACCCCGTCGGTCACGGTGGCCGTGTGCCCCTCCCGGTGGAGGGCGAACAGCGCGTCCAGGGCCCTGACCGCCGGCTCCGGGAGGCCGGCGGCCAGCAGTTCGGCGCGGTACTCCGCCGGGGTCAGCTCCACGTACGCCAGCTCCCGGCCGGCCGCCCGGCCCATCACCGTCACGGCCTCGTCGAACGTCAGGGGGCGTGGGCCGGACACCTCGGTCACGCCGTCCGTGTGCGCGGTGCGCGTGAGCAGTGCGGCGGCCACCGCCGCGACGTCGTCCGCGTCGATGAACGGCTCCGGGACGTCCCCGATCGGCAGGGCCAGGCGGCCGTCGAGCAGCGGGCCCCGCCACAGGTCCTCGTCGAAGTTCTGGTTGAAGTTGTTCGCCCGCAGGACGGCCCACTCCGCTCCGGAGGCGCGCACCGCCTCCTCGGCCGTGGCCATGCCCTGTCCGAAGTCGGGGCCGACGTGTTCGATGCCCCGGCCCGAGAGGGCCACGAACCGGCCGACGCCCGCCCGTACGGCCTGGGCGGTGAACTCCGGTACCGCCTCGTACCCCTCGTCGGGGGCGACCAGGTAGACGGCCGAGGCGCCGTCCAGGGCGCCGGACCAGCCGGCGGGCTCGGTCCAGTCGAAGCGGACCTCGCCGGAGCGGGACGCGGCCCGGACGGGTACGCCCGCGGCGCGCAGCTCGCGCACCACGCGGCGGCCGGTCTTGCCGGTCGCCCCGAGGACGAGGACCGGGCGCGGGTCGGTGGAAGACATGTCGGTGGAAGACATAAGACTGTTGGTCATGCGGACGAGTCAACCCGGCGCCCGCCGCACGGGACATAGGCGGTCATCCGCACTCCATGTCCGGTCGTCCGCGCCGACCGCGCGGCTCCGCATATCGTGCCGATCATGGACCCCTTCGACGACCTGCTGCGCGGCGTCCGCGCCAACGGCGCCGTCTTCGCCGGCTCGGTGCTGACACCGCCGTGGACGCTGCGCTTCACCGAGGACGCCTACCTCACCCTGTGCGTCCCCCTGAGCGGGACGGGCTGGATCGTCCGGGACGACGGCGGGGAGCCGCAGCCGCTGCGCACGGGCGAGGCCGCGATCGTGCGCGGGCTGGAACCGTTCGCCTTCACGGACGATCCCGGGACGGGCCAGGACGCGGGGGGCGGTGACGGTCCCGCCATGCTCCTGGCCGGCGCCTACCGCGTTCCCGGCGAAGTGCCGCGCAGGCTGCTGTGCGCCCTCCCGCCGGTCGCCGTCGTCCCCGACGAACACGACTGCGCCGCGATGCGCGGCTACCTGGAGGCCCAGCTCACCACCGGCCTGCCCGGCCGGCAGATCGTGGTCGACCGGCTGCTCGACTGGCTGCTGGTGTGCACGCTGCGCCAGTGGTTCGACCGGCCCGGGGCCGCCCCGCCCGCCTGGTACCTGGCGCTGGGGGACGACGTGGTGGGCCCCGCCCTGCGCGCGATGCACGAGGCCCCGGAGCGGGCCTGGACCCTGCCGTCGCTGGCGGCGGTCGCCGGGGTGTCCCGTTCCACGTTCGCCAAGCGCTTCCAGGCGCTGCTGGGCGAGCCGCCGCTGACCTACCTGACGGAATGGCGCATGGCGCTGGCCGCCGACCTGCTGTCCGAGCCCGGCATGACGGTGGCCGCCGTGGCCCGGCGCGTCGGCTACGCCGATCCGTTCGGCTTCAGCGCGGCGTTCAAGCGGGTGAGGGGTGTGAGCCCGAGTGCCCACCGGGCGGAGCTCGAACCGTCGTCGGTCCTGCCGTCTCCCCTGGCCCGGCTCGCGCGGGCGTCAAAGCCGGCCCGCGAGAAGTAACCGACAAGGTGTCGGGAAGATGTTGCGATGTTGCCGTCGGGCGTGGTGACATGGAGGCAGAGACATGGTGAGGCATGCCTGACCTTGACCGGCTGCCCGAGGAGGCGTTCATGTCGGCCCACGAGCCCCAGCCCTCAGCGGCCATGGACGATCGAGGGAGCGACGAGCGGACGCCCTCGGTGCGCGACCTCCTGGCCGCCTGCGCCGCCGCCGACGCGGTCTCCACACCGCCGCGGGCACCGGCGCCCGGTCCCGTACCGGACGCGGACGTCGACGACGAGGGGGAGCCGGACGGCCCGCACCGCCGGGCCGCGGCCTGACGCGAAGCGGTCTGACACGCTGCGGTCTGACGCGAAGGGCCTGATGCCGAGTGGCCCCTGCCGCTACGGGACCACGACCACCTTGGTGCCCTTGGGCGCGAACTCCCACATGGCCAGCCCGTCGGCCGGCTTCTCGCGGACGCCGCCCGTCTTCTTCGTCGGGTCCGGCTGCGGCGGGGAGCCGTCCACGGCGGCGCTGAAGCCGAAGACGACCCCGTTCGCGTCCCGCAGGAAGCGCACGATGTGCTCCAGGCGCACGCCGTCCGACCCGGGGCCGTTGAGGTCGCGGGAGGTCACCGCGTACGTCCCCGGCTGCGGGTTGACCGTGCTGGGCGTGACCTCGAAGGACCGCACGTCCTTGGTGTCGCCGCTCACCAGCCACACCCGCTTCTGGCCCACCGAGTAGACGACCCGCTTGCCCGTGCCCGAGCCGCTCGGCACGGCCGGCGGGGCGTCCTTGCGCGTGCCGCCCTTGCCCTTGTCGTCCTTGCCCGGGCCCTTGGCGTCGCCGGGCGTCGCGGAGGCGGCGGCGGACGAACGGTGGACGCGGTGGGGCGCGGCCGACGCCTCGTAGGCGAGGTAACCCACCACGGCCAGTGCCGCCGCGGTGAGCCCGGTCACGAAGATCCCGGAGCTGCTGCGTGCCACCCTGCGCACCCTTTCGTCCTCCGTACGGCCATGCGGCGTACGGTCATCCGCCCCGACCGTAGCACTCGGGCGCGCCCCCGCCGCGCCCCCGAGGCGCCTCCGGGGCGCCCCTGGGATACCTCTGAACCGGGCCCACGCGGGCACCGGCGGCCCCACGGCGCGCCGTAGGCTTGTCACTGTGCTGCTGCTCGCTCTTGATACCGCCACGCCCGCCGTCACCGTAGCCCTCCACGACGGGGACTCCGCCGTCGCCGAGTCCCACCAGGTGGACGCCCGCCGCCACGGGGAGCTCCTGCTGCCGGCCGTGGACCGGGTGCTCGCCGAGGCCGGCCGCACGCTGGACGAGCTCACCGGCGTCGTCGTCGGCGTCGGCCCCGGCCCGTACACCGGCCTGCGCGTCGGCATCGTCACGGCCCTGACCTTCGGCGCGGCGCTCGACGTGCCGGTGCACGGCCTGTGCTCGCTGGACGGCATCGCCTACGCGGCCGGGGCCGCCGGGCTGGCCGGCGAGTTCGTGGTGGCCACGGACGCCCGCCGCAAGGAGGTCTACTGGGCGCGCTACGCCGACGCCCGGACCCGCGTCACCGAGCCCGCCGTCGACCGGCCCGCCGAGCTGACCGAGCCGCTGGCCGGGCTGACGGCCGTCGGCGCGGGCGCCGTCCTGTACGCCGACGCCTTCACGGACGTCCGGGCCGACCTGCCGCAGCACCAGTCGGCGGCGGCGCTGGCCGCGCTCGCCGCGGAGAAGCTGCGCACGGAGGGTCCGGACGCCGGGTTCCTGCCCGTCCAGCCGCTGTACCTGCGCCGCCCGGACGCCCAGGTGCCGGCCAACTACAAGGTGGTCACACCGAAGTGAGCCCTTCAGCGAGCCCGTCCGCGGGCCCCTCGGATCCCGGAACGGAGACCGTGCGCGTCCGTGAGATGCGCTGGTGGGACATCCCGGCCGTGCTGGAGCTGGAACGCGCGCTGTTCCCCCAGGACGCCTGGTCCAAGGGGCTGTTCTGGTCCGAGCTGGCGCACGCGCGCGGCGCCAACGCCAACCGGCGCTACCTCGTCGCCCAGGACACGGCCGGGCGCGTCGTCGGCTACGCGGGCCTCGCGGCCGTCGACGGCACGGGTGACGTGCAGACCATCGCCGTCGCCACCGACCACTGGAGCACCGGCCTCGGCACCCGGCTGCTCCGCGAACTGCTCGCCGCCGCCACCGCCTTCGAGTGCCGCGAGGTGCTGCTGGAGGTCCGGGTGGACAACACCCGCGCCCAGCGCCTCTACGAGCGCTTCGGCTTCGAGCCCGTCGGCATCCGGCGCGGCTACTACCAGCCGGGCAACGTCGACGCGCTCGTGATGCGCCTGCCCACGGAAACGGAATCCGACGGCGGCCCCGCCGCGGACACCAACGCAGTGCAAGAGGGAATGACCCATGGCTCCACTGACTGACGAACCGCTCGTCCTCGGCATCGAGACCTCGTGCGACGAGACGGGCGTCGGCATCGTCCGCGGTCACACCCTGCTCGCCGACGCGGTCGCCTCCAGCGTGGACGAGCACGCGCGCTTCGGCGGCGTCGTCCCCGAGGTGGCCTCCCGGGCCCACCTGGAGGCGATGGTCCCCACCATCCAGCGGGCGCTGAAGGAGGCCGGCGTCTCCGCCAAGGACCTCGACGGCATCGCCGTCACCGCGGGCCCGGGCCTCGCCGGCGCCCTCCTCGTCGGCGTCTCGGCGGCGAAGG is a window from the Streptomyces mobaraensis genome containing:
- a CDS encoding alpha/beta fold hydrolase — encoded protein: MTEAGGVPDPAALGAVAAAAARPGRAGTSGWLRGAGVAGAAVGVLAAGAAAGVAVERLTVGRGMRRKARLALDSTGPYGTLRGTPGTAVADDGTELYYEVEEAADAAPGSGGPPVTVVFSHGYCLNQDSWHFQRAALRGAVRAVYWDQRSHGRSERGRGQRDGAGTVSIDLLGRDLKAVIEAAAPEGPLVLVGHSMGGMTQMALASQYPGLIEERVAAAAFVGTSSGRLAEVTFGLPALGINVVRRVLPGAFRLMTAQTELVEKGRRLSADLLAGVYRRYSFGARDVDPGVARFAERLLESTPVDVVAEFYPAFAEHDKTAALDVFRGVPVLVLAGEKDLITPASHSEAMAAALPDAELVLVPGAGHLVMLEQPATVDARLADLLAAAGVGGAGRRDAAGVWGEG
- the tsaE gene encoding tRNA (adenosine(37)-N6)-threonylcarbamoyltransferase complex ATPase subunit type 1 TsaE, which encodes MNAPLHSTGATPTTAAQLTVRTSEDMRELGRRLAGLLRAGDLVLLSGELGAGKTTLTRGLGEGLGVRGAVTSPTFVIARVHPSLTGGPALVHVDAYRLSGGLDEMEDLDLDVSLPESVTVVEWGDGKVEDLSEDRLRVVIERAVGAEAPAPDGDDAGAEADDVRTVTVSGVGERWAGADLSPLAFS
- a CDS encoding NmrA family NAD(P)-binding protein, whose protein sequence is MTNSLMSSTDMSSTDPRPVLVLGATGKTGRRVVRELRAAGVPVRAASRSGEVRFDWTEPAGWSGALDGASAVYLVAPDEGYEAVPEFTAQAVRAGVGRFVALSGRGIEHVGPDFGQGMATAEEAVRASGAEWAVLRANNFNQNFDEDLWRGPLLDGRLALPIGDVPEPFIDADDVAAVAAALLTRTAHTDGVTEVSGPRPLTFDEAVTVMGRAAGRELAYVELTPAEYRAELLAAGLPEPAVRALDALFALHREGHTATVTDGVRQVLGREPVDFTTYAERAAAAGAWK
- a CDS encoding AraC family transcriptional regulator, with protein sequence MDPFDDLLRGVRANGAVFAGSVLTPPWTLRFTEDAYLTLCVPLSGTGWIVRDDGGEPQPLRTGEAAIVRGLEPFAFTDDPGTGQDAGGGDGPAMLLAGAYRVPGEVPRRLLCALPPVAVVPDEHDCAAMRGYLEAQLTTGLPGRQIVVDRLLDWLLVCTLRQWFDRPGAAPPAWYLALGDDVVGPALRAMHEAPERAWTLPSLAAVAGVSRSTFAKRFQALLGEPPLTYLTEWRMALAADLLSEPGMTVAAVARRVGYADPFGFSAAFKRVRGVSPSAHRAELEPSSVLPSPLARLARASKPAREK
- the tsaB gene encoding tRNA (adenosine(37)-N6)-threonylcarbamoyltransferase complex dimerization subunit type 1 TsaB is translated as MLLLALDTATPAVTVALHDGDSAVAESHQVDARRHGELLLPAVDRVLAEAGRTLDELTGVVVGVGPGPYTGLRVGIVTALTFGAALDVPVHGLCSLDGIAYAAGAAGLAGEFVVATDARRKEVYWARYADARTRVTEPAVDRPAELTEPLAGLTAVGAGAVLYADAFTDVRADLPQHQSAAALAALAAEKLRTEGPDAGFLPVQPLYLRRPDAQVPANYKVVTPK
- the rimI gene encoding ribosomal protein S18-alanine N-acetyltransferase, encoding MRWWDIPAVLELERALFPQDAWSKGLFWSELAHARGANANRRYLVAQDTAGRVVGYAGLAAVDGTGDVQTIAVATDHWSTGLGTRLLRELLAAATAFECREVLLEVRVDNTRAQRLYERFGFEPVGIRRGYYQPGNVDALVMRLPTETESDGGPAADTNAVQEGMTHGSTD